Within Ipomoea triloba cultivar NCNSP0323 chromosome 9, ASM357664v1, the genomic segment CAAGGTGTATATTTTTCAAAGAGCTTCTAGTAATAGACTTATTCAAACAGGTTAGAACTTATAACACAATCTTTGtaataattcatttattattaaatatgccCAACCCTTTTTGTAAATTGTCATGTCTATAAATACAGCCCAAGCCAAGATAGATACAGCACATTGGCAATTGTACCATTAAGGCAAAGCAAATACAAAATGGAGAGAGTTGCTTGTTGTTTGCTTGTGGTGGTGGCGCTGGTGGCCGGCGCGGCGGCGCAGAGCGCCACCAACGTGAGAGCAACGTACAATAATTACAATCCTCAAAATATAAACTGGGATTATAGGACGGCGAGTGTCTACTGCGCCACCTGGGATGCCGACAAGCCACTTGCGTGGAGGCAAAAGTATGGGTGGACTGCCTTCTGTGGTCCGGTCGGACCAACAGGCCAAGCTTCTTGCGGCAGATGTTTGAGGGtatgttatttattaatgatGAAATTTTACGATGTTGTGTATGTGTACTTTACAAAGTTATATCATTTCTAAAAagcatttaaagtaaaatacaACTTTGAAAAGCATCAAATATGCAGAAGCAAGAAAGCCTAGTCCAATCAAGATGACAATAGATTCAGACTTGTAATCACAAGGTCACGAATTTGAAGTTTTGTCCCTTGGTTTGAGCGGATAAGCTATATATGAACTATGGGTACCTAGATAggttggtttaatttttttgtgatattttgCCGATTAGGGTTACAAGGCGGGATTTTCTTACACCCTAAAGGGTTATGTGGTTTTCCCCGTCATCCAAATGCACATGAACGACTTATtggtcttcttagtttgaatcAGTCAGCTATGGATAATATAGACTGGTTTATTTCTTTGTGATACTTTGACAACTAGGATCACAATGCGGGTTTTATCTAGTGCATGACTTTGAGTTTCCCtctttcacccaaaaaaaaataagctTCAAAAAGTATGAAGTTTATTTATGgcattgaaatttttttcatgAATAATATTActcatatatacacattaattgAGTTTGCATGTGTTTAAACGCAGGTTACCAATACCGCCACCAATGCTCAAGTAACGGTGAGGATCGTTGATCAGTGTTCAAATGGAGGGCTGGATTTGGACGTGAATGTGTTCAATCAATTGGACACTAATGGACAGGGCGTTGCTCAAGGTCACCTCATAGTCAACTACGACTTCGTTAACTGTAATGACTAAGCCAATGGCAATGAATATTtgctttttaatatattgaaagcaataataataagataataaagCTTCTTGAGAAGCAATATTGCTTTCATTTATGGAAATAAATATGGATTACTAGCTATATATTCAATTGTCTTAAAATCGAATTACGTTCTTGGCATAACGCGttcttatttaaataatttaataaaaaatatgagttcttatttaaataaaaaaaaataccataaTAAAAGTAATGTATTATCATCCATTTCTTCATACTTCATCCTTTACAAAATGCCAACTCCATCTCCTAAAAACCAGAGGCTTACTTATTGCATGTAACGTGatccacacaattgtgtggaccaaGGTCCAAAAATGACGTCATTTCGCGTAATTTTTTTACGCGACTCACtgcaaaatacatttttatattttataatgtatATTGTTTTAAAGTATAACTAGTGTTTAacccgtgcggtgcacggaaaaaatttattattatgaatttaaattaaaaaaaaaattaaaaatataaatatattaaaatgtacaatataataatatagttgagttttcatatatttggtcaagtatctattatcatggcatacaaaactaaatttttgtatgattaatataatctctaatcatgtacatatttatataaatttatagagaaaaatttacataattaaattgaattattcctaatcgtatttcatatatattataattctaacaatatgaataataacaaagaaaattatacttagaaattaaaaaaatataaattttaaattttttatatgtgattttaaactctaattaggcgcattttcttatatgatcgtgtaatacagtgtatatacaaataatatttattaatatgtatatatgcagattctataatataatttttgtaattataatttatattgatatattataattaaaataattaaattaaaaaattaaaaaattagcattttacttttgtatgattaatatattgcataagtatatgtatgtatgaatttttaaaaatataaatatttatgaatacacattttgttaattttataattttatttttgatcatattttgtattttgttaattataattaagaaaattacatttacaaattaaaagaatttaatttttacatttatattgattaatgtagtccctaactatattacatatttagactcATAAAATATGTTTCATTATTACCCTAGAAGTTATCTTATAATTATTCCCTAactattttaactcataaaatacattatcttaccctagaagtttcattattctaacacataatgtacattattttaacacataaaatacattattctaacttataatgtaaattattctaactcataaaattcaatgaCATCATTTTAgactgtggtccacacaataatttgcctctaTTTTTAGTCTACAAGGGTGTTCGTTTTTTGGTGAAAGTTTGGttaattcatttaatttattattcttgATGATGATTGAATTACTTGattttattttgagtactattgaatTACTTGATTTAATTaagagattttaaaatttttgtatattaatttgGTTCAAAAAAAGATTTTTACTAGTGATGGATGATGGATGAAGAAAACTTGAGTTACCTTGTAATAGCGGAAGCTTTAGGGGTAACATTGATAAATGACATATTTATGAAagcataaattacaaatttttcagcaataaattaaaaaatgtcacCATTCAAACACTAAATTGAGAGCCATTAATTAaagaattctttattttcctgTGTAAGAGTTTAAACTTTGCTTATGCTACTTGAATCAAATTCTAGTTAATTAGTCTTATATTGGTGATGTCAATATACCGAATGTTATACACAAAAAAGTTTGGTAACtaataaatctaattttttttaatactactgactctattacaatgcagtatctgtttataactactttctcaacctattgaagcacaagagtctgtattgccttcactgaggctcgaatccactaccttccgtataaagggaagggtttgatgccactggaccacaaggtccttagcTAACTAATAAATCTAATAGAAATTAGTTTATAAAGATTTAGGGTTATAAAGATTTAGGTTAGATATTTTTAGTAGGTATCCACATTTAATAAGAGTGAACAAATACAGAGGGATAGTAATGACGGATGTAACGTGGATGCATTGTATCGTTGTTGTTATCATATTGGCCATACTTTGTTAGCTTAATTAGTCAAGATGCATGATGATATAGGGAGTAATTTATGGTGGGTAGTGACATTTCCTGTATGGCACAATTATGGATTTTATGTTGTCAATTCTTCACATCTCAGTCAATATTGCCTGCACTCATATGTTAGAATCGTAGAATTTCAGAAATCTTTGCAATGTTCTTTCAATTTGTAGGGAATTTTAATGTGAAAATAATATTCCTAAAAAATTTCATGTCACAATCATTCACAATAACCAGAAAAATTCATTTGTAGGGAATTTtaatccaaaaataatattcctAAAAAATTTCATGTCacattatccaaaaaaaaaaaattcatgtcacaatataatataataaccaaaaaaattcagaacttattgtaaaacacacacaataatttgcttaAAATCAATTC encodes:
- the LOC116028421 gene encoding pathogenesis-related protein PR-4 yields the protein MERVACCLLVVVALVAGAAAQSATNVRATYNNYNPQNINWDYRTASVYCATWDADKPLAWRQKYGWTAFCGPVGPTGQASCGRCLRVTNTATNAQVTVRIVDQCSNGGLDLDVNVFNQLDTNGQGVAQGHLIVNYDFVNCND